The proteins below are encoded in one region of Sedimentibacter sp. zth1:
- a CDS encoding ABC transporter ATP-binding protein — protein MIEFKSISKIFKYKNTEIKALDSVSLHIDNNEMVAIMGPSGSGKTTLLNIAGGIFKQTSGEYLFNNKTVLGNESDMAKFRSDNVGFILQHSALINNRNVLYNISLPLKYKNIEKNKIKEKVLIVTDSLGISNKLEMYPHMLSGGECQRVAIARAVITNPNIILADEPTCSLDDNNKYEVLDILKKLNKEGITIIIATHDDTVAQICDRKINIKNGKIFI, from the coding sequence ATGATTGAATTTAAAAGTATTAGTAAAATTTTTAAGTATAAAAATACAGAAATAAAGGCACTTGATAGTGTTAGTTTACATATAGATAATAATGAAATGGTTGCAATTATGGGACCAAGCGGTTCGGGTAAAACAACATTGTTGAATATAGCAGGTGGGATATTCAAACAAACCAGTGGAGAATATTTATTCAATAATAAAACTGTGCTGGGTAACGAATCGGATATGGCTAAATTTAGAAGTGATAATGTTGGATTTATTCTACAGCATTCTGCATTAATTAATAATAGAAATGTTTTATATAACATATCATTGCCATTAAAATATAAAAATATCGAAAAAAACAAAATAAAAGAAAAAGTTTTGATAGTTACTGATTCACTTGGTATTTCAAATAAACTTGAAATGTATCCTCATATGCTGTCTGGTGGAGAGTGCCAACGTGTAGCTATTGCTAGAGCAGTTATTACAAATCCAAATATTATTTTAGCGGATGAACCAACATGTTCTTTAGATGATAACAATAAATACGAAGTATTAGATATATTAAAAAAATTAAACAAAGAAGGTATTACAATTATAATAGCAACTCATGATGATACTGTAGCTCAAATTTGTGATAGAAAAATAAATATCAAAAACGGAAAAATTTTTATTTAA
- the amrB gene encoding AmmeMemoRadiSam system protein B, with protein MKNKICVTLFIFLIILFIMVINIDDVNISKKANKSITHTGKNYIECLYYNPVDFIQIKEFEIKETGIIHGCIVPHHLVAKDLIHETFQNIIRCKNKYETVILFGPDHQSMDKGKIFTTLRDYQTPYGILNTNNQLTSKLINEGLIVENNEKMTIEHSTSTIVPFIKYYLGDVDVVTFALTKQTKLEQVNKLIDEIYKNIDIENTLFIASVDFSHYLTLDEANTMDTISMDKIENRQIDDIMKFTNDNLDSPISIVTMLKLMEKGKANNIYRLNHSNQNLILTIKSNQTTSYITYLFY; from the coding sequence GTGAAAAATAAAATATGTGTCACTTTATTTATTTTTTTAATAATACTATTTATCATGGTAATTAATATTGATGATGTTAATATTAGTAAAAAAGCCAATAAATCTATAACGCATACTGGTAAAAATTATATAGAATGTTTATACTATAATCCTGTCGATTTCATACAAATAAAGGAATTTGAAATAAAGGAAACAGGTATAATACATGGGTGTATTGTACCACATCATTTGGTAGCTAAAGATTTAATACATGAAACATTTCAAAACATAATAAGATGTAAAAATAAATACGAAACAGTAATATTATTCGGACCTGACCACCAAAGCATGGATAAGGGAAAAATTTTTACAACACTGAGAGATTATCAGACCCCATATGGTATTCTGAACACAAATAATCAATTGACGAGTAAACTGATAAATGAAGGTTTAATAGTTGAAAACAACGAAAAAATGACAATAGAACATTCAACATCAACAATAGTTCCGTTTATAAAGTATTATTTAGGCGATGTTGATGTAGTAACATTTGCACTGACTAAGCAGACTAAATTAGAACAAGTTAATAAGCTGATTGATGAAATTTACAAAAATATAGATATTGAAAATACATTATTTATAGCATCAGTTGATTTTTCACATTATTTAACGCTTGATGAAGCTAATACAATGGATACTATAAGCATGGATAAAATAGAAAACAGACAAATAGACGATATCATGAAGTTTACTAATGATAATTTGGATTCTCCCATAAGTATTGTTACAATGCTTAAGCTTATGGAAAAGGGAAAAGCGAATAACATTTACAGACTAAATCACAGCAATCAAAATCTTATACTTACTATAAAATCTAATCAAACTACAAGTTATATAACATACTTATTTTATTAA
- a CDS encoding response regulator → MDCKNLKILICDDSIISRKKIKDILAKLSCSNLYEAKDGQEAIDMYIKSCPNVVFMDITMPVKTGIEALQEIIKINKKAKVIITSSSITQSHIKAAIDAGAYDFMQKPFVEEQINKIIKRVSEGGE, encoded by the coding sequence ATGGACTGCAAAAATTTAAAAATATTAATTTGCGATGATTCAATAATAAGTAGAAAGAAAATAAAAGACATTTTAGCAAAATTAAGTTGTAGTAATTTATACGAGGCAAAAGATGGACAAGAAGCTATAGATATGTATATTAAATCATGTCCAAACGTTGTTTTTATGGATATTACTATGCCTGTTAAAACTGGAATTGAAGCATTACAGGAAATAATTAAAATTAATAAAAAAGCAAAAGTTATTATTACTTCATCTTCAATAACACAATCACATATAAAAGCTGCAATTGATGCTGGTGCTTATGATTTTATGCAAAAACCTTTTGTAGAAGAACAAATAAATAAAATAATAAAAAGAGTTTCAGAGGGTGGTGAATAG
- a CDS encoding Ig-like domain-containing alpha-2-macroglobulin family protein codes for MLKRIIALLLCVAFLLTACSNKTDTTINNTDSTDDLPQGEVVLATKDNKTLLDNFKLTATKASAEGIESTSGFTLTSKSEIQKDTIKSNLKIIPQTDFNIEEVSSTVYNIVPTANLKNNSVYQIKFNEDEEIYSWAFQTKKNLQITETIPCDGSNYVPAQTGIEMYFTLNEIENIEEYFEIEPHVEGRFEQKNGMVVFAPSEKLVNSCKYTVTIKKDLSAKNSDETLKDDYTFSFQIEDEEAYSICIEPFRNIYEGNVKFIEGYLDREYENEECIVNIYKYDSYDSFEKCVINYINLNKLEDDCTEDENLTLTSSVAQKPYMVETYYRKKAVYELPKDLAKGYYLTEIVYKDNIKRYVFLQINDLLIYNANTQSETFVFVADGKTNKGIGDVSVCKNNEFIGKTKDEGVLIKKIEDKKIVDEKINDTFYMTFKKEGYNNFIFAKNCIDNTYYDYRYRQRTNNSTDYFIYLDTDRPVYLPTDTINVWGFLRYRDDRLTKNVRIDLVENETKIILDSKKAEISEIGSYETYFDINNITSYGCCIKVYDNDILVDSRGVSIAKYTKPLFKLSGKLDKEYLYSGDDLSYKLNANFYDDAPYPNLKVDYRTCLLKNGSNIQYTEKSNVLALDENGEYTTKVNTDVKANTWRPQTIYVYCFNNEAEDKQVKCYNTSKVFPKKVMLEVEQNNKKEPKKFDILLHKLDLANYNADENDYTSLRSDPMSGKVKLNIVERYCETKKIGEEYDYINKVNVIKYKSYEIENTVIDEYVDISNGLYNFEIPNFNSEREYKITAYYEDGIGGIYEEFWIGRYFNYANDDKIYQIEHKKSCDSSYKFSYRVNEEVNLQLTYNGIPVENSNNDNLVLLMLRENIVDYNIGEDTSVELNFEEKYIPNVQLEGIYIKDGFMYPIRYSSGVDYDETERKISFDVSTDKDNYKPGDEVTLNIKAYDENYKPCKADVNISIVDEAYFAVFGKSTDTLGELYATYYGTSILNSYMSNIYSIPEEMCPEMGGGGGYDDVLRDDFRDTNVFDTITTNDDGSLTYKFKLADNLTSWRITHQAISDKMYAGSGTKNITVSLPFYVNLIMGDEYLKEDKICATLRTFGTEATEGEKVQYTVKIKNKATLEEKEYKVTGIIGEYTNIYLDKLDLGEYEIYAYGSYSDFKDGVKKDFRVADSLIYFNNTDYYKLTDDTVLDEVCSNAVITLFNESKSDFYNSLKNISYGYGGRRIDQTVTSMIANKYMNEYFDANQSYNEKDLLDELAKYESKNGGYKLLPYSKENTELTAKLINLYSNNYMDAKVKRYFYNIIDSAENYNTDVAAALWGLSNYKEPVLLTVYNLLENEELEVRDKLYLSLALTEFGDYGTAYKYYKEILDKNVITKANYLYLDNSINDVDSYELTSLMSVLGLELGDINNSDNLFKYIYNVPSEYTLSNLEQLMYITNRDIMSLEEIKNLFGEITVTVDGKSKDYKLKFFNTESFSIQKEKIKDIRFTNIKGEIACNVDALGNKDDLDKNKTIRFSLDVSYGLEKGGLGQTEFKQSDLLKVIITPTIKPSVESLYYEITYIIPAGFRFMETDNKNESYVKQNGQKITGMCSYNNKDGVKPMIIYMQAVQPGEYAIDYVVMKDLFSSDLNYIEKSKLIIK; via the coding sequence ATGTTAAAAAGAATTATTGCATTATTATTATGCGTAGCTTTTCTACTGACAGCATGTTCCAACAAAACAGATACTACAATCAACAATACGGATAGTACGGATGATTTGCCACAAGGAGAAGTGGTTCTAGCAACTAAGGATAATAAGACATTACTTGATAATTTTAAGCTCACAGCTACAAAAGCAAGTGCTGAAGGTATTGAAAGTACCAGCGGTTTTACATTAACTTCAAAATCAGAAATACAAAAAGACACTATAAAATCAAATCTAAAAATTATACCACAAACAGATTTTAACATAGAAGAAGTATCATCAACTGTTTATAATATTGTCCCAACTGCTAATTTGAAAAATAATTCTGTTTATCAGATTAAGTTTAATGAGGATGAAGAAATTTATTCGTGGGCTTTTCAGACTAAAAAAAATCTTCAAATCACTGAAACAATTCCTTGTGACGGAAGTAATTATGTTCCGGCACAAACAGGTATAGAAATGTATTTCACTCTCAATGAAATTGAAAATATTGAGGAATACTTTGAAATAGAACCACATGTTGAAGGAAGATTTGAGCAAAAAAATGGAATGGTTGTTTTTGCACCGTCAGAAAAATTGGTGAATAGCTGCAAATACACTGTTACAATAAAAAAAGATCTAAGTGCTAAAAATAGTGATGAAACACTAAAGGATGATTATACTTTTTCGTTTCAGATAGAGGATGAAGAGGCGTATAGTATTTGTATAGAACCTTTTAGAAATATTTATGAAGGCAATGTAAAATTTATTGAAGGTTACTTGGATAGAGAATATGAAAATGAAGAATGTATTGTAAATATCTATAAGTATGATTCATATGATAGCTTTGAAAAATGTGTCATAAATTATATTAACTTAAATAAGCTTGAAGATGATTGTACAGAGGATGAAAATCTAACGCTAACTAGCTCAGTTGCGCAAAAACCGTATATGGTTGAGACGTATTATAGGAAAAAGGCAGTATATGAATTGCCTAAAGATTTAGCTAAGGGATATTATCTAACAGAGATTGTCTATAAAGATAATATAAAGAGGTATGTATTTTTACAAATCAATGACTTACTAATTTATAATGCAAACACGCAAAGTGAGACATTTGTATTTGTTGCAGATGGAAAAACCAATAAAGGTATTGGGGATGTTAGTGTTTGTAAGAACAATGAATTCATTGGGAAAACAAAAGATGAGGGTGTACTTATTAAAAAAATAGAAGATAAAAAAATTGTAGACGAAAAAATTAATGATACATTTTATATGACATTTAAAAAAGAGGGCTATAATAATTTTATATTTGCTAAAAACTGCATTGATAATACTTACTACGACTATAGATATCGCCAAAGAACTAATAACTCAACAGATTATTTTATTTATTTAGATACTGATAGACCAGTATATCTTCCTACAGATACTATTAATGTTTGGGGATTTTTAAGATACAGAGATGACAGGTTAACTAAAAATGTTAGAATTGATTTGGTGGAAAATGAAACAAAAATTATTTTGGATAGTAAAAAAGCTGAAATAAGTGAGATAGGAAGCTATGAAACTTATTTTGACATAAATAATATTACATCATATGGTTGCTGTATAAAAGTATATGATAATGATATATTGGTTGATAGCAGGGGTGTAAGTATAGCTAAATATACAAAGCCTTTATTTAAACTGTCGGGAAAGCTTGATAAGGAATATTTGTATAGTGGAGATGATTTATCTTATAAATTAAATGCTAATTTTTATGATGATGCTCCATATCCTAATTTGAAAGTAGATTATAGAACATGTCTTTTGAAGAATGGTTCTAATATTCAATATACAGAAAAGAGTAATGTATTAGCACTTGATGAAAATGGAGAATATACTACAAAAGTTAATACTGATGTTAAAGCAAATACATGGAGACCACAAACAATATATGTATACTGTTTTAACAATGAAGCGGAGGATAAGCAAGTTAAATGTTATAACACATCTAAGGTTTTTCCGAAAAAAGTAATGCTTGAGGTTGAACAAAATAACAAAAAAGAACCTAAAAAATTTGATATTTTACTTCACAAATTAGATTTAGCAAATTATAATGCTGATGAAAATGATTATACATCACTCAGAAGTGATCCTATGAGTGGTAAAGTAAAGCTTAATATTGTTGAAAGATATTGTGAAACTAAAAAAATCGGTGAAGAATATGATTATATAAATAAAGTAAATGTAATAAAATATAAATCATATGAAATAGAAAATACTGTTATTGATGAATACGTAGATATATCAAATGGACTGTATAATTTTGAAATTCCAAACTTTAATTCTGAAAGAGAGTATAAAATTACTGCTTATTATGAAGATGGTATTGGTGGAATATATGAGGAATTTTGGATAGGTAGATATTTTAATTATGCAAATGATGATAAAATTTATCAAATAGAACACAAAAAAAGTTGTGATTCTAGTTATAAATTCAGTTACAGAGTAAATGAAGAGGTTAATTTGCAATTAACATATAATGGTATACCTGTAGAAAACAGCAATAATGATAATTTAGTATTGTTAATGTTAAGAGAAAACATTGTTGATTATAATATTGGTGAAGATACATCAGTTGAATTAAATTTTGAAGAAAAATATATACCAAATGTTCAACTAGAAGGAATATATATTAAAGATGGTTTTATGTATCCTATCCGCTACAGCTCAGGAGTAGATTATGACGAAACAGAAAGAAAGATAAGTTTTGATGTATCTACAGATAAGGATAATTATAAGCCAGGTGATGAAGTAACTTTAAATATAAAAGCCTACGATGAGAACTATAAACCGTGTAAGGCAGATGTTAATATTAGTATTGTGGATGAAGCATATTTTGCTGTTTTCGGAAAAAGTACCGATACTTTGGGTGAACTTTATGCAACATATTATGGTACTTCAATATTAAACAGTTATATGTCAAATATATACTCAATTCCAGAGGAAATGTGTCCAGAAATGGGTGGCGGTGGAGGATATGATGATGTACTGAGAGATGATTTTCGAGATACAAATGTATTTGACACTATAACTACCAATGATGATGGTAGCTTGACGTATAAATTTAAATTAGCTGATAATTTAACTTCTTGGAGGATAACACATCAAGCAATTTCAGATAAAATGTATGCAGGAAGTGGAACAAAAAATATAACAGTTAGCTTACCGTTTTATGTAAACTTAATAATGGGTGATGAATATCTAAAAGAGGATAAAATATGTGCGACGCTTAGAACCTTTGGTACTGAAGCAACTGAAGGCGAAAAAGTTCAATATACAGTAAAAATTAAAAATAAAGCTACCCTTGAAGAAAAAGAGTATAAAGTAACAGGTATAATAGGTGAATATACAAATATTTATCTTGATAAGCTCGATTTGGGTGAGTACGAAATATATGCCTACGGAAGTTATAGCGATTTTAAGGATGGTGTAAAAAAAGATTTCAGAGTAGCTGATTCTTTAATATATTTTAATAATACAGATTATTATAAATTAACTGATGATACAGTATTAGATGAAGTTTGTTCTAATGCGGTAATTACACTGTTTAATGAAAGCAAATCAGACTTTTATAATAGTTTGAAAAATATCTCGTATGGTTACGGAGGTAGAAGAATAGATCAAACTGTAACTTCTATGATTGCAAATAAATATATGAACGAATATTTTGATGCTAACCAAAGCTATAATGAAAAGGATTTGTTAGATGAACTGGCTAAGTATGAGTCTAAAAATGGTGGATATAAATTGTTACCTTATTCTAAGGAAAATACAGAGTTAACAGCTAAACTTATAAATTTATACAGCAATAACTATATGGATGCAAAGGTCAAAAGATATTTTTATAACATAATTGATTCAGCAGAAAATTATAATACAGATGTTGCTGCAGCTCTATGGGGATTAAGTAATTACAAAGAGCCTGTTCTTCTTACCGTTTACAATTTACTTGAGAATGAAGAATTAGAAGTCAGAGATAAGCTCTATCTTTCACTTGCACTTACTGAATTTGGTGATTATGGTACAGCTTATAAATACTATAAGGAAATTCTTGATAAGAATGTAATAACAAAAGCAAATTATTTATATCTTGACAATAGCATAAACGACGTAGACAGTTATGAGCTTACATCTCTGATGTCAGTGCTTGGGCTTGAATTAGGTGATATAAACAACAGTGATAATTTGTTTAAATATATATATAATGTTCCAAGTGAGTACACACTATCTAATTTAGAACAGTTAATGTATATTACAAACAGAGATATTATGAGCCTTGAAGAAATAAAAAATCTTTTCGGGGAAATAACAGTTACTGTAGATGGAAAAAGTAAAGATTATAAATTAAAGTTTTTTAACACAGAGTCATTTTCAATACAAAAAGAGAAAATTAAGGACATAAGATTTACAAACATAAAAGGTGAAATTGCTTGCAACGTTGATGCACTTGGCAACAAAGATGATTTAGACAAAAATAAAACTATACGATTCTCACTAGATGTATCATATGGCTTAGAAAAGGGTGGTTTAGGTCAGACAGAATTCAAACAGTCAGACTTGTTAAAAGTGATAATTACACCTACTATTAAGCCAAGTGTTGAATCTTTATATTATGAGATTACTTATATAATTCCTGCAGGGTTTAGGTTTATGGAGACAGATAATAAAAACGAGTCTTATGTGAAACAGAATGGTCAGAAAATAACAGGAATGTGTTCTTATAATAATAAAGATGGTGTTAAACCAATGATAATTTATATGCAGGCAGTTCAACCAGGTGAATATGCAATTGATTATGTGGTAATGAAAGATTTATTCTCAAGTGATTTAAATTATATTGAAAAGAGTAAACTGATAATTAAATAA
- a CDS encoding ABC transporter ATP-binding protein codes for MNLKQIKKLIYSDLAKTMTVPLVFNLIEQVIASILTVYTAKVLGSFADSIFTLNIEYGLNNIKKIMICILIYVIVIPFIDLVCKITMLKGALAHDRILYARFLNKEYRNAMKLEAGEVQYRLEDDPIDFRGYWMNIITKYITVPLTFVYVLSNSLKISVYFTMLIFAISLIKLFVPMFTAKLESKYDLKNRQYNTSVRVYETEIATKSCALKMINIANAFIKMLDQLFINYFNNVQKKDITIKTVAENIETFINSLTKVITLIIGAIMVSNKSISAGNVATMIGFLGVFDIVLGDVSYIIKKSYIMKELSERISILYSNAEVLNGKKIDNVDSIELRNLSISYDDKKVFNNLCFKYFNGDKLALIGTNGSGKTTLLKLICGLLKEYDGSLMINAIEFYDISIESLRDKIAYAMQDPYLFKGTIRDNIRLGNLNATNEEIDEVIKAVGIRQIENRDVGFGRNDLSGGEKQRVSIARALLKNSKILILDEPSNNLDTDGKEWLKQFVKNSDRSIIFVSHDEDITNYASKVVYMK; via the coding sequence ATGAATTTGAAACAGATTAAAAAACTAATATATAGTGATTTAGCTAAAACAATGACAGTACCACTTGTTTTTAATCTTATAGAGCAGGTTATTGCATCTATATTGACTGTTTATACTGCAAAAGTATTAGGCTCATTTGCAGATTCTATATTTACACTTAATATTGAATATGGATTGAATAATATAAAGAAAATAATGATATGTATATTAATATATGTTATTGTTATACCATTTATTGATTTAGTTTGTAAAATCACTATGTTAAAAGGAGCTTTGGCACACGATAGAATTTTATATGCAAGGTTTCTAAATAAAGAATATAGAAATGCTATGAAATTAGAAGCAGGAGAAGTACAATATCGTTTGGAAGATGATCCGATAGATTTTAGAGGGTATTGGATGAATATAATAACAAAGTATATAACAGTACCATTAACTTTTGTATATGTATTATCTAATTCATTGAAAATCAGTGTTTATTTTACGATGCTAATCTTTGCTATTTCTTTGATAAAGTTATTTGTTCCAATGTTTACAGCTAAACTTGAATCTAAATATGATTTAAAAAATAGACAATATAATACTTCTGTTAGAGTTTACGAAACAGAAATAGCAACAAAATCATGTGCATTGAAAATGATAAATATAGCAAATGCATTTATTAAAATGTTAGACCAATTGTTTATTAATTATTTCAATAACGTTCAAAAAAAGGATATAACTATAAAAACGGTAGCAGAAAATATAGAAACTTTTATAAATTCTTTAACTAAGGTTATTACATTGATTATTGGTGCAATTATGGTTTCAAATAAAAGTATTAGTGCTGGTAATGTAGCAACAATGATAGGCTTTTTAGGAGTGTTTGATATTGTTTTAGGTGATGTATCATATATTATTAAAAAAAGCTATATTATGAAGGAGTTAAGCGAAAGAATATCTATTTTATATTCTAATGCTGAAGTCTTAAACGGTAAAAAAATAGATAATGTGGATAGTATTGAATTAAGAAATCTAAGTATTTCGTATGATGATAAAAAAGTATTTAATAACTTATGCTTTAAATATTTTAATGGTGATAAGCTTGCATTGATAGGTACTAATGGTAGTGGTAAAACGACACTCTTGAAACTTATTTGTGGACTTTTAAAAGAATATGATGGAAGCTTAATGATAAATGCAATTGAGTTTTATGATATTAGCATAGAAAGTTTGAGAGATAAGATCGCATATGCTATGCAAGATCCATATCTTTTTAAAGGAACAATTAGAGATAATATAAGGCTTGGAAATTTAAATGCGACTAATGAAGAAATAGACGAGGTTATAAAAGCAGTAGGAATTAGGCAAATTGAAAATAGAGATGTTGGCTTTGGCAGAAATGATTTATCAGGTGGTGAAAAACAACGTGTATCTATAGCAAGAGCTTTGCTAAAGAACTCAAAAATATTAATATTAGACGAACCTAGCAATAATTTAGATACGGACGGTAAAGAGTGGTTAAAACAGTTTGTAAAAAATAGTGATAGGTCAATTATTTTTGTATCTCATGATGAAGATATAACAAACTATGCAAGTAAAGTAGTTTATATGAAATAA
- a CDS encoding ABC transporter ATP-binding protein, translating into MKNKQKISNLIKPILMKVSITSCLLKLISVPIALITANLMSNMVTNATNGNVHSVIKYSIYILSVIIIDKLFSILATISFEKKVSTSKHKCKMFLYKNLFNNPLNILYDEEHGKAIELLNDDFNTVTDIYISTYPRFIVGIITSVSYFVYIFMKNKYIAYSLLIISLVQLLPPLIIKKYMQQNYDASRGVEAELTEYVVSSYKGFATIKLYGLKNWYIEGLKRIHKKYIKIGNRAELTSAAENSMTYLLENILQYGTYGALGLLVLFEFSTLDIAIVAIALSGGLYGAVSTIFNSIPEFAVSHTALKRLAVWFDFEQQEGLEINNNQINLKNVCYEFEEKKIMSNTNVSFDLAKLNVIKGENGIGKSTLLKLMLGILVNKSGEIRIGGIKPTEIKDSEWCENVLYLPQDDININVTPVELYSSIADKKFSKCIDIASEFGLTDKILKYSVISELSGGERKKVYLSLVLALESTIMILDEPTNSLDSYGKDVLIKKLVDIKNSRGAVIVTHDDKLTRIADRIYTFDKGGEIYEFETD; encoded by the coding sequence TTGAAAAACAAACAAAAAATAAGCAATTTAATTAAACCTATATTAATGAAGGTTAGTATTACTTCTTGTTTGCTAAAATTGATTTCAGTTCCAATAGCGTTAATAACAGCTAATTTAATGTCCAACATGGTTACAAATGCAACAAATGGTAATGTTCATAGTGTAATCAAGTATTCAATATATATTTTATCAGTTATAATTATTGATAAGTTATTTAGTATATTAGCTACTATAAGTTTTGAAAAAAAAGTGTCTACATCTAAACATAAATGTAAAATGTTTTTATATAAAAATCTTTTTAATAATCCACTTAATATTTTATATGATGAAGAGCATGGAAAGGCAATTGAGTTATTAAATGATGATTTTAACACAGTAACAGATATTTATATAAGTACATATCCAAGATTTATTGTAGGTATTATTACTTCTGTATCATATTTTGTTTATATTTTTATGAAAAACAAATATATAGCTTATAGTTTACTAATTATATCATTAGTTCAATTGCTACCACCATTAATTATTAAAAAGTATATGCAACAAAATTATGATGCTTCAAGAGGGGTAGAAGCAGAATTAACAGAATATGTAGTTTCAAGTTACAAAGGATTTGCTACAATAAAATTGTATGGACTTAAAAATTGGTATATAGAAGGACTTAAAAGGATACATAAAAAGTATATTAAAATAGGCAATAGAGCGGAGCTAACAAGTGCTGCAGAAAACTCAATGACATATTTATTGGAAAATATATTACAATATGGTACATATGGTGCATTGGGATTATTGGTGCTTTTTGAATTTTCTACATTAGACATTGCTATAGTTGCAATAGCTTTATCTGGTGGACTTTATGGAGCAGTAAGCACTATTTTTAATTCAATACCAGAATTTGCTGTTTCACATACTGCACTAAAAAGGCTTGCAGTATGGTTTGATTTTGAACAGCAAGAAGGTCTCGAAATAAATAATAATCAAATAAATTTAAAGAATGTTTGCTATGAGTTTGAAGAAAAAAAAATAATGTCAAATACTAATGTTAGCTTTGATTTAGCAAAATTGAATGTAATTAAGGGAGAGAATGGTATAGGCAAATCAACATTGCTTAAGCTTATGTTAGGAATTTTAGTAAACAAAAGTGGAGAAATTAGAATAGGAGGCATAAAGCCTACCGAAATCAAAGATAGTGAGTGGTGTGAAAATGTTTTATATTTACCACAAGATGATATAAATATAAATGTAACACCTGTTGAGTTATATAGTTCAATTGCTGATAAAAAATTCTCTAAATGTATTGATATAGCGTCTGAATTTGGATTAACAGATAAAATATTAAAATACAGTGTTATTTCAGAGCTGTCAGGAGGAGAAAGAAAAAAAGTATATTTATCATTGGTATTAGCTTTAGAATCAACAATTATGATTCTTGATGAACCAACAAATTCGCTTGATAGCTATGGAAAAGACGTTTTAATAAAAAAACTTGTTGATATAAAAAATAGCAGAGGTGCTGTAATTGTTACACATGATGATAAATTAACAAGAATAGCGGATAGAATATATACATTTGATAAAGGTGGTGAAATATATGAATTTGAAACAGATTAA